Proteins encoded in a region of the Rhodococcus sp. SBT000017 genome:
- a CDS encoding VOC family protein, which produces MSKVVPALPVRDIDTAAEIYVRSFGFTTRYTDPTFARLTRDDVEIHLWAADDDSWDTRSDHAAWPVCSGAETFLAGTASCRIAVDEINDLYAEMSRAGVLHPADVGRPVSTGWGTTEFATVDIDGNLITFHTEKRQHEPNTPGDGAP; this is translated from the coding sequence ATGTCGAAAGTGGTACCTGCGCTGCCGGTACGAGACATCGACACCGCTGCCGAGATATACGTCCGATCGTTCGGCTTCACGACCCGGTACACCGACCCGACTTTCGCGAGGCTCACCCGCGACGACGTCGAGATCCACTTGTGGGCCGCCGACGACGACAGCTGGGATACCCGTTCAGACCACGCGGCATGGCCGGTGTGCAGCGGAGCCGAGACGTTCCTTGCCGGCACCGCCAGCTGCCGCATCGCCGTGGACGAGATCAACGACCTTTACGCCGAGATGTCCCGCGCGGGGGTGCTTCACCCCGCAGACGTAGGCCGTCCCGTCTCGACAGGCTGGGGAACGACGGAGTTCGCAACTGTCGACATCGACGGCAATCTGATCACGTTCCATACCGAGAAGAGGCAACACGAGCCCAACACTCCAGGCGACGGCGCACCCTGA
- a CDS encoding MerR family transcriptional regulator: protein MSALLISQLSSATGVPATTLRFYESEGLLPADRAPNGYRVYDERAQQRLAFITAAKSLNLTLPQIKSMLRMWENDSCAAVKSGLRPALREHIARAEESIAQLTVLRDALTAALVRLDETPDASTPCDPQCSWLASTLTAPVSAS, encoded by the coding sequence ATGTCTGCTCTGTTGATCTCGCAACTGTCCTCGGCAACCGGGGTGCCAGCGACAACGCTGCGCTTCTACGAGAGCGAGGGCCTACTTCCGGCGGACCGAGCCCCGAACGGCTACCGTGTCTACGACGAACGAGCACAGCAGCGATTGGCGTTCATCACCGCCGCGAAGAGCCTGAATCTCACTCTGCCGCAGATCAAGTCGATGCTGCGTATGTGGGAGAACGATTCGTGCGCCGCGGTGAAGTCCGGGCTGCGACCGGCACTGCGTGAACACATCGCCCGAGCAGAGGAGTCGATCGCGCAGCTGACCGTGCTGCGGGACGCGCTGACCGCCGCGCTGGTTCGTCTCGACGAGACCCCCGACGCGTCGACACCGTGCGACCCGCAATGCAGCTGGTTGGCGTCGACTTTGACCGCACCCGTGAGCGCGTCATGA
- a CDS encoding Mu transposase C-terminal domain-containing protein codes for MDPDKLDVVETGVLTASGERWSQAETRFAVLAPLLEMHPVRSEAVDAAAQRLGLSRRQVYTLVGRLRNGTGTVTDLLTKVSSGGRGRSRVSAEVEEVIADHLTRYFLHRQKLSVAALHRRIALACHRAGLPVPARNTVTARIAGLHPASVARSRGGPDAARPRQSAGDVPPAVAGILDQVQIDHTVVDVMIVDEYERQTIGRPYLTIAIDVFSRTVLGFVVTLEAPSAVSAGLCLGRVCSEKQTWLEACELAEQVQWPMAGKPKRLYLDNAAEFKSEALRRGCAQHAITLEYRPPGRPHYGGIVERILGTAMTAVHELPGTTFSNPADRGNYDSDKHAALTLRELERWLVLAIASYHASVHSGIGNTPAAVWAGGVAAAGHAHRVVLGETAFLVDFLPVIRRRLTRTGFVLDHVHYFSNALKPWVARREELGRFVIRRDPRDLSRIWVLEPDGAGYVEVPYRTMSHPAVTLWEHRAAIARLREQGRSNVDESALFSMIEQMREVTDRSQKATRKARRNRARRTHLTGAASAPIPAIHPPVEPETDGGTATPVFSDIEEW; via the coding sequence ATGGACCCCGACAAGCTCGACGTCGTGGAGACCGGTGTGCTGACAGCGTCGGGGGAGCGGTGGTCCCAGGCCGAGACCCGTTTCGCTGTCCTGGCTCCCTTGCTGGAGATGCATCCGGTGCGTTCGGAAGCGGTCGACGCTGCAGCGCAGCGCTTGGGACTGTCCAGGCGGCAGGTCTACACGTTGGTCGGCAGGCTCAGGAACGGGACGGGGACGGTCACCGATCTTCTGACGAAGGTCTCGTCGGGTGGGCGTGGCCGCAGCCGAGTATCCGCTGAGGTCGAGGAAGTGATCGCCGACCATCTGACTCGATACTTTCTTCACCGTCAGAAGCTCAGTGTCGCTGCGCTGCATAGACGTATCGCATTGGCCTGTCACCGTGCGGGTCTGCCTGTGCCGGCCAGGAACACCGTCACCGCGCGTATCGCCGGCCTCCATCCGGCGTCGGTGGCCAGGTCACGCGGGGGACCCGATGCCGCCCGGCCGCGTCAGTCCGCCGGCGACGTTCCACCGGCGGTTGCGGGGATTCTCGATCAGGTCCAGATCGACCACACCGTCGTCGATGTGATGATCGTCGACGAGTACGAGCGTCAAACGATAGGTCGCCCCTACTTGACGATCGCCATCGATGTCTTCAGCCGTACCGTCCTCGGGTTCGTCGTCACTCTGGAGGCACCGTCAGCCGTATCTGCTGGGTTGTGCCTGGGCCGGGTGTGCAGCGAGAAGCAGACGTGGCTCGAAGCATGCGAGCTGGCCGAACAGGTGCAATGGCCGATGGCAGGCAAGCCGAAGCGGTTATACCTCGACAATGCCGCCGAGTTCAAAAGCGAAGCGCTGCGCCGCGGATGCGCCCAGCACGCGATCACCCTCGAATACCGTCCACCTGGCCGGCCGCATTACGGCGGGATCGTCGAACGCATTCTCGGAACGGCGATGACGGCTGTGCACGAGCTACCCGGGACCACTTTTTCGAACCCCGCGGACCGAGGAAATTACGACTCGGACAAGCACGCCGCGTTGACATTGCGCGAGTTGGAGCGCTGGCTGGTTCTGGCGATAGCCTCGTATCACGCGAGCGTGCATTCAGGGATCGGGAACACTCCGGCCGCCGTGTGGGCCGGCGGTGTCGCCGCAGCTGGTCATGCCCATCGTGTGGTGCTCGGCGAGACCGCGTTCCTGGTGGACTTTCTTCCCGTCATCCGGCGACGTCTGACGCGCACGGGCTTCGTTCTCGATCACGTGCACTACTTCTCGAACGCGCTCAAACCGTGGGTTGCGCGGCGAGAGGAGTTGGGGCGGTTCGTGATAAGACGTGACCCACGCGATCTGAGCAGAATCTGGGTCCTCGAACCAGACGGTGCAGGCTATGTCGAGGTGCCGTACCGGACGATGTCACATCCCGCGGTGACACTGTGGGAGCACAGAGCTGCTATCGCCCGTCTCCGCGAACAAGGTCGGTCGAACGTCGATGAGAGCGCACTGTTTTCGATGATCGAGCAGATGCGTGAGGTCACCGACCGCTCGCAGAAAGCCACCCGCAAAGCCCGGCGCAACCGTGCCCGCCGCACGCATCTCACCGGCGCCGCGTCTGCACCGATCCCGGCGATCCACCCGCCGGTGGAGCCTGAAACGGACGGCGGCACCGCAACGCCGGTCTTCAGCGACATCGAGGAATGGTGA
- a CDS encoding TniQ family protein, with the protein MNARLAPMPDDAYVRPWPLHPQPLPGEALSSWVARICELYPHIKPSDLLADLDIDCAVEDLDRYTPEPILIELAGRGAVPVERVRMMTLAGWTPWLLDSTDPADCDFDTYVHQFSILLPADLAREDRRRRTPTSEAWLPWASTPRSRACPECIDSLESTADMNMTLLHQYPVLSSCLDHRCRLEPCSAFPGHAIFWDQVRFGSDERVSPVPVPSAVTDLDRRSTEALTTGWVELGPGRVHAAVWFRLLRTVVDEVSSPLVRTGRWATRLVAIWKAAGRSRPLRTAWVPFEDLHWDEQATVLEAAAIGIAMVESGEIDAGGAHASLLRPRPYELVDPGTAPTRSSYPAPERDLWADAHAAAEAAIAAARVDPASASSLYNFLRWGCRTAAELDETVQLFLDHGIPLHHPPT; encoded by the coding sequence ATGAACGCGCGGCTCGCACCGATGCCCGATGATGCGTACGTTCGCCCGTGGCCGCTGCACCCGCAGCCACTGCCAGGCGAGGCCCTCTCGTCCTGGGTGGCCCGGATATGCGAGCTGTATCCGCACATCAAGCCTTCTGACCTGCTTGCAGACCTCGATATCGATTGTGCTGTCGAGGATCTCGACCGCTACACACCGGAGCCGATACTTATCGAGCTGGCCGGTCGCGGCGCGGTCCCGGTAGAGAGGGTGCGGATGATGACGTTGGCGGGGTGGACACCGTGGCTGCTCGACAGCACCGACCCCGCCGACTGCGACTTCGACACCTACGTCCACCAGTTCTCGATCCTGCTACCGGCCGACCTCGCGAGGGAGGATCGACGACGCCGCACACCCACGAGCGAAGCATGGTTGCCGTGGGCGAGCACTCCGCGCAGTCGGGCATGCCCGGAATGTATCGACAGCCTCGAATCCACTGCTGATATGAACATGACTCTGCTGCATCAATATCCGGTGCTGAGCAGCTGCCTCGACCACCGTTGTCGACTCGAACCCTGCTCTGCTTTCCCTGGTCATGCAATCTTCTGGGATCAGGTCCGGTTCGGTTCGGACGAACGGGTCTCGCCCGTTCCGGTTCCCTCAGCGGTCACGGACCTCGATCGGCGCAGCACCGAGGCTCTGACGACGGGATGGGTGGAACTCGGCCCAGGCCGGGTACATGCCGCAGTCTGGTTCCGACTGCTGCGCACCGTCGTCGACGAAGTGTCCTCACCACTGGTTCGCACCGGACGGTGGGCGACGAGACTCGTTGCGATCTGGAAGGCCGCCGGTCGTTCCCGCCCGCTCCGGACCGCGTGGGTTCCGTTCGAGGACCTGCACTGGGACGAGCAGGCGACAGTCCTCGAGGCCGCAGCGATCGGCATTGCGATGGTCGAGAGCGGTGAGATCGACGCCGGCGGTGCGCACGCATCTCTGCTGCGCCCACGACCGTATGAGCTGGTCGATCCCGGGACCGCTCCGACGCGCTCGTCTTATCCCGCACCCGAGCGCGATTTATGGGCTGACGCGCACGCTGCGGCCGAGGCCGCCATCGCGGCAGCGCGCGTCGATCCCGCATCCGCCAGTTCGTTGTACAACTTCCTGCGCTGGGGGTGCCGCACCGCAGCGGAGCTGGATGAGACGGTGCAACTGTTCCTCGACCACGGGATCCCGCTGCACCATCCGCCGACATAG
- a CDS encoding cytochrome c biogenesis CcdA family protein, with protein MTTLLAQDIGSAFQNAASSGPLLLAIAACMLAGLVSFASPCVVPLVPGYLSYLAGIAGADAQSAETRSPRTSTTGTSTTDTSSPELANRWRVAGAASLFVAGFTIVFVLATASIFGVIGTLRINEQVLQRVGGVITIIMGAAFIGLIPVLQRDTRFAPQQISSLAGAPLLGGVFALGWTPCLGPTLAGVLSVAAGTEGATAARGVTLIVAYCMGLGLPFVVLAFGSSSAMRGVGWLRRNSQKIKVAGGVIMIAVGIALLTGVWGLFIAWIRNEFVSAVVLPI; from the coding sequence CTTCTGCTCGCGATCGCGGCATGCATGCTCGCCGGGTTGGTCTCGTTCGCCTCCCCGTGCGTGGTGCCGCTGGTGCCGGGATACCTGTCCTACCTGGCAGGAATCGCCGGTGCCGACGCCCAATCAGCCGAGACCCGATCGCCCCGCACCTCGACCACCGGCACCTCGACCACCGACACGTCGTCGCCGGAGCTGGCGAATCGCTGGCGTGTGGCCGGCGCAGCGTCGTTGTTCGTCGCCGGATTCACGATCGTCTTCGTCCTCGCCACAGCCTCGATCTTCGGAGTCATCGGCACCTTGCGCATCAACGAGCAAGTACTTCAACGAGTCGGCGGCGTCATCACGATCATCATGGGTGCAGCGTTCATCGGATTGATACCCGTTCTGCAACGCGACACCCGATTCGCACCTCAGCAGATCTCGTCCCTCGCTGGAGCGCCGCTGCTCGGCGGTGTGTTCGCGCTCGGCTGGACACCGTGTCTGGGCCCCACCCTCGCCGGCGTTCTGTCTGTTGCAGCAGGAACCGAAGGTGCAACCGCAGCCCGCGGGGTCACTCTCATCGTCGCGTACTGCATGGGACTCGGCCTACCGTTCGTCGTCCTCGCGTTCGGCTCGAGTTCGGCGATGCGCGGGGTGGGGTGGCTTCGAAGGAACTCACAGAAGATCAAGGTCGCCGGCGGTGTCATCATGATCGCCGTCGGCATCGCGCTGCTGACCGGAGTGTGGGGGTTGTTCATCGCCTGGATCCGCAACGAATTCGTCAGTGCAGTGGTCCTGCCCATCTGA
- a CDS encoding arsenic resistance protein produces MTETARTSAVQWWDTHQIGLYLLALVAGAGVGLSFPSAAPTFEHAINPVLIVLLYATFLAVPFAAIGRSLRDARFTTAVVVLNFAAVPIVVFALTRIIAGNEAVLVGVVLVLLAPCIDYVIVFSGLAGAASERLLAGAPLLMLLQIALLPLWLWLFVGAETVSIIDIAPFAEAFVLLIVIPLALAAATQLWARRRRLGEQIIEAMAAAMVPVMMVTLAVVVASQIDSIRSRIDQLAAAAAIFVVFLIVMAFVGVGAGKVFGQDVPATRALVFSGATRNSLVVLPLALALPPALSLAAVVVVTQTLVELIGMVLYVRYVPRLVPGETTAATGQSTQ; encoded by the coding sequence ATGACCGAAACAGCGCGAACGTCGGCGGTGCAATGGTGGGACACCCACCAGATCGGCCTGTATCTACTCGCACTCGTCGCCGGCGCGGGGGTGGGGTTGTCCTTCCCCTCCGCAGCACCGACGTTCGAGCACGCCATCAATCCGGTGCTGATCGTTCTGCTCTACGCGACGTTCCTCGCAGTGCCGTTCGCCGCGATCGGCCGGTCCCTACGTGATGCCCGGTTCACCACCGCGGTGGTCGTTCTGAACTTCGCAGCCGTCCCCATCGTGGTGTTCGCACTGACCCGCATCATCGCCGGGAACGAAGCTGTCCTCGTCGGTGTGGTGCTGGTGCTGCTCGCCCCCTGCATCGACTACGTCATCGTCTTCAGCGGACTGGCCGGCGCGGCGTCGGAACGCCTTCTCGCCGGGGCACCGCTGCTGATGTTGCTGCAGATCGCCCTGCTGCCGTTGTGGCTGTGGTTGTTCGTCGGGGCCGAGACTGTCTCGATCATCGACATCGCCCCCTTTGCCGAGGCGTTCGTTCTACTCATCGTGATCCCGCTGGCGCTGGCTGCGGCGACGCAGCTGTGGGCGCGACGTCGACGTCTGGGCGAGCAAATCATCGAGGCGATGGCAGCAGCGATGGTGCCGGTGATGATGGTGACACTCGCGGTCGTCGTCGCCTCCCAGATCGACTCGATCCGCAGCCGTATCGACCAACTCGCCGCTGCTGCAGCCATCTTCGTGGTGTTTCTGATCGTGATGGCGTTCGTCGGTGTCGGTGCCGGGAAGGTGTTCGGTCAGGACGTGCCGGCGACGCGGGCGCTGGTGTTCTCCGGCGCCACCCGTAACTCGCTGGTCGTGCTGCCACTCGCCCTGGCGCTACCACCGGCGTTGAGCCTGGCCGCCGTGGTGGTCGTGACGCAAACCCTCGTGGAGTTGATCGGAATGGTGCTCTACGTCCGCTACGTGCCGCGTCTGGTGCCGGGCGAGACCACCGCCGCGACAGGACAGTCGACGCAGTGA
- a CDS encoding Nramp family divalent metal transporter: MSVLQRRSSRPPSRFRSGLVLLGPAFVAAIAYVDPGNVASNVSAGAQFGYLLVWVIVAANVMAGLVQFLSAKLGIVTGMTLPEVVREKSSRTVRLAYWGQAEVVAMATDLAEIVGGAIALYLLFDLPLLIGGLITGAVSMILLMVQDRRGQRPFEFVILGLLGVIAVGFLASVVVEPPSFTEAAAGLIPRFDGAESVLIAAAMLGATIMPHAVYLHSGLARDRHGHPEAGPVRQRLLRITRIDVGLAMLLAGAVNMSMLLLAASTLGGREGVDSIEGAHAAVGDTLGPVVALLFAVGLLASGLASTSVGAYAGAMIMDGLLRKRIPILVRRLVTLVPAMAILAAGVDPSRALVVSQVVLSFGIPFALIPLVRFTSDRILMGGDVNHRITAYAAWLIAGIVVSLNIALIYLTVA; encoded by the coding sequence ATGTCTGTGCTGCAGCGCCGATCGTCTCGGCCGCCCTCGAGGTTTCGGTCGGGCCTGGTTCTGCTCGGCCCGGCTTTCGTCGCAGCGATCGCCTACGTCGACCCCGGCAACGTCGCCTCCAACGTCAGTGCCGGTGCGCAGTTCGGATACCTGCTGGTCTGGGTGATCGTTGCCGCGAACGTGATGGCCGGTCTCGTCCAGTTCCTCTCCGCCAAACTCGGCATCGTCACCGGAATGACACTGCCCGAAGTAGTCCGCGAGAAGTCGAGCAGGACTGTGCGACTGGCATATTGGGGGCAAGCGGAGGTGGTCGCCATGGCGACCGACCTCGCCGAAATCGTCGGCGGTGCAATTGCCCTCTACCTGCTCTTCGACCTGCCGCTCCTGATCGGCGGCCTCATCACCGGGGCCGTATCGATGATCTTGTTGATGGTCCAGGATCGGCGGGGCCAACGGCCCTTCGAGTTCGTGATTCTCGGGCTACTCGGTGTCATCGCCGTCGGATTTCTTGCCAGCGTCGTCGTGGAACCGCCATCGTTCACCGAGGCCGCGGCCGGTCTGATTCCGCGGTTCGACGGCGCGGAAAGCGTGTTGATCGCCGCCGCGATGCTCGGTGCGACGATCATGCCGCACGCGGTGTACCTGCACTCCGGCCTTGCTCGTGACCGGCACGGACACCCCGAGGCAGGGCCTGTCCGTCAGCGGTTGTTGCGGATCACCCGGATCGATGTCGGGTTGGCGATGCTGCTGGCCGGGGCAGTGAACATGTCGATGCTGCTGTTGGCGGCATCGACGTTGGGGGGCCGCGAGGGCGTCGATTCCATCGAAGGAGCCCACGCAGCGGTAGGGGACACCCTGGGGCCGGTCGTAGCGCTGCTGTTCGCGGTGGGCCTGCTGGCCTCGGGCCTTGCATCGACATCGGTCGGGGCCTACGCCGGCGCGATGATCATGGACGGCCTACTACGTAAGCGCATTCCGATTCTGGTGCGACGACTGGTGACCCTTGTTCCCGCAATGGCAATTCTGGCAGCAGGAGTCGACCCCAGTCGGGCACTGGTCGTCTCGCAGGTCGTGCTGTCGTTCGGTATCCCGTTCGCGTTGATTCCCTTGGTGCGGTTCACATCGGACCGCATCCTGATGGGCGGCGATGTCAATCACCGGATCACGGCATACGCGGCATGGCTCATCGCGGGAATCGTCGTCTCACTCAACATTGCATTGATCTATCTGACCGTGGCCTGA